One bacterium DNA segment encodes these proteins:
- a CDS encoding ABC transporter permease, with protein sequence MLIVTAWRNIWRNTRRTLLTAGAIMFSCSILSFMVSLQQSSYAAAIRAATSIYQGAFQIQPLGYQEEPRAYLTITNPENLRESLIDTIPEIRQAGIRTNVFALVSTEEKSIGVQITGVEPEREPALSTLFGTIREGRYLEPNDLGKAIVGESLAQKLGVRVGGELTVLGQGADGSIAATILRVVGIFSSGSSLLDGNLIEAPIKTIQDAFALPDQAHNIVIQTEQFANLEKLKRQIQDWAHSHHIDDDLAVLSWEELNPGLRESIELDLISGWLFFLSLIVIVAFGVLNTFLMSLLERTREFGLLLALGMTGNRIFVLMLVEIIGLLLLGICPGIILGAGVILYFHFYGLSIPGAEEINKLWNLPVTLYPQLSIEYLVVGPIVVLAVTLILIIPFSIRLRALKPVEALGSAI encoded by the coding sequence ATGCTTATTGTAACGGCGTGGAGAAATATCTGGCGTAATACACGTCGCACACTCCTCACTGCTGGGGCAATAATGTTTAGCTGCTCGATTCTCTCCTTTATGGTGTCGCTACAACAAAGCTCCTATGCAGCAGCTATTCGAGCAGCTACCTCAATATACCAAGGGGCGTTTCAGATACAGCCTCTTGGATATCAAGAGGAACCACGGGCATATCTGACCATCACCAATCCGGAGAATCTAAGAGAGTCCCTCATTGATACTATTCCTGAGATACGTCAGGCAGGAATTCGAACCAATGTATTTGCTCTGGTCTCAACAGAGGAGAAGTCAATAGGTGTGCAAATTACGGGTGTCGAGCCGGAGAGAGAGCCTGCACTCTCAACCTTATTTGGTACTATTCGCGAAGGGCGTTATCTTGAGCCTAACGATCTGGGAAAGGCTATTGTTGGTGAATCACTCGCTCAGAAGCTTGGAGTTCGTGTCGGAGGGGAGCTCACCGTGTTAGGACAGGGAGCTGATGGCTCCATCGCAGCGACGATCTTGCGAGTCGTGGGCATATTTTCTAGTGGTTCTTCGCTTCTTGATGGAAATCTCATTGAAGCTCCTATCAAGACAATTCAGGATGCATTTGCCTTACCAGACCAGGCTCACAATATCGTCATACAGACCGAACAGTTCGCAAATCTGGAAAAGCTTAAAAGGCAAATTCAGGATTGGGCACACTCACACCATATTGATGATGACCTAGCGGTCTTATCATGGGAGGAACTCAATCCTGGTCTTCGTGAATCAATAGAGCTCGATCTCATTTCTGGCTGGCTATTTTTTCTATCACTGATTGTAATTGTAGCCTTTGGTGTCTTGAATACTTTCCTGATGTCGCTTCTCGAGCGCACTAGAGAATTTGGTCTTCTGCTTGCTCTGGGCATGACAGGAAATCGAATTTTCGTCCTGATGCTCGTTGAAATTATTGGGCTTCTGCTTCTTGGTATCTGTCCTGGGATTATACTTGGAGCGGGAGTAATTCTGTATTTTCATTTTTATGGTCTCAGCATTCCGGGCGCCGAAGAAATCAATAAACTCTGGAATCTGCCAGTAACTCTTTATCCGCAGCTCTCAATAGAATATCTAGTAGTGGGCCCCATTGTGGTACTCGCGGTTACGCTTATACTCATTATCCCTTTTTCAATTCGGCTTCGAGCTCTTAAGCCCGTTGAAGCTCTAGGGAGCGCAATATGA
- a CDS encoding ATP-binding cassette domain-containing protein: MTESIISFQGVSFKREGTCLLSDVHWRTDSGQHWAILGSNGSGKSLLLKMVSGYLFPTDGRVSILGRKFGECDLRELRRSIGWVSLELQFLFPTTATVQDVVTSGLSSHLGVFTTPRDEDTKKVAAMLEEFQLSSCASRIFRSLSYGEQKRALLARALISQPSILILDEPCTGLDIRARERFLELLEQRVLDNQTLHVLYTSHHADEIMPFITHLLTLKNGEISASGPKKEVLSSKLLSNLFDFPVMLHHNAMQDRYSVEHERGYTTEEANVAGDKSSCLRIDENT, encoded by the coding sequence ATGACAGAATCAATCATTTCCTTCCAAGGTGTTAGCTTTAAGCGTGAGGGCACGTGCTTACTCTCTGATGTGCACTGGCGGACAGATAGTGGTCAACATTGGGCGATACTTGGCTCAAATGGAAGTGGCAAGAGTCTTCTTCTGAAGATGGTGAGTGGTTACCTGTTTCCTACAGATGGACGGGTCAGCATCTTGGGAAGGAAGTTTGGAGAATGCGATCTTAGAGAACTCCGTCGATCAATAGGGTGGGTTTCTCTTGAACTTCAATTTCTCTTTCCTACCACAGCTACGGTGCAGGATGTAGTGACATCGGGCTTATCATCGCATCTCGGAGTCTTTACAACACCTCGTGATGAAGATACGAAAAAAGTGGCAGCCATGCTTGAAGAGTTTCAGCTCTCTTCTTGTGCCAGTCGCATCTTTAGAAGTCTTTCTTATGGAGAGCAAAAAAGAGCCCTACTTGCACGGGCTCTGATTTCTCAACCATCCATTCTTATTCTTGATGAGCCGTGTACTGGATTGGATATTCGCGCGAGGGAGAGATTCTTAGAACTCCTAGAGCAGCGAGTTCTCGATAACCAGACACTGCACGTTCTGTATACGTCGCACCATGCTGATGAGATTATGCCCTTCATCACTCATCTTTTAACCCTGAAAAACGGAGAGATATCAGCAAGCGGGCCCAAGAAAGAGGTTCTCTCATCAAAACTTCTCTCGAATCTTTTCGATTTTCCGGTTATGCTTCATCACAATGCTATGCAGGACCGTTATTCGGTCGAACATGAAAGGGGATACACCACCGAAGAGGCGAATGTAGCGGGTGACAAGAGCTCATGTTTGAGAATCGACGAGAATACCTGA
- a CDS encoding J domain-containing protein: MNSYSLKNVAKIFRFVWRPESQEAAHGAAHARERNSDRIFLLESAKLLGEIARSDRDINEEEISEFKKGFIHQFAKTPDDISQLIEAFKSQELQGRSLQEKTSLFYWRYVERKADLRKILFYGIHIVIADGAKNQSEAQALETVARAMGMHLKDLVKIEDSILQAYYEKKGYVQNQHRKNDSGEHRKIDSEKARRSENTLRSLSRTQHLKVLGLTSGASSAEIKTAYRRLVKENHPDKNQNSNGHGVTRFHQIQTAYESLKRSGVVR; the protein is encoded by the coding sequence ATGAACTCCTATAGCCTAAAAAATGTGGCAAAAATCTTTCGTTTCGTTTGGCGTCCTGAAAGCCAGGAAGCTGCTCATGGTGCAGCTCATGCGCGAGAGCGAAACTCAGACCGCATATTCCTGCTAGAAAGTGCAAAGCTACTCGGAGAAATTGCCCGGAGTGACAGGGATATAAATGAGGAAGAAATTTCAGAATTTAAAAAGGGATTTATCCACCAATTTGCCAAGACACCCGATGACATCAGTCAACTGATAGAAGCGTTCAAATCCCAAGAACTACAGGGAAGAAGCCTGCAAGAAAAAACGTCGTTGTTCTATTGGAGATATGTAGAGAGAAAAGCAGATCTGCGAAAAATACTCTTCTATGGAATACACATTGTGATTGCAGATGGTGCTAAAAATCAATCTGAAGCTCAAGCACTTGAAACCGTGGCCCGCGCTATGGGCATGCATTTGAAAGATTTGGTTAAAATTGAAGATTCAATTCTTCAGGCATACTATGAGAAAAAGGGATATGTACAGAACCAGCATCGAAAGAATGATTCAGGCGAACACAGAAAAATAGATTCTGAGAAAGCAAGGCGCTCAGAGAATACCCTTCGTTCTTTGTCTCGAACTCAACATCTAAAAGTTCTTGGGTTAACTTCAGGTGCTTCTTCAGCTGAGATCAAAACTGCTTATCGTCGGTTGGTAAAAGAGAATCATCCGGATAAGAATCAGAATTCAAATGGGCATGGTGTGACACGCTTTCACCAGATTCAAACGGCGTACGAATCGTTGAAGCGCAGTGGAGTGGTTCGCTAA
- a CDS encoding outer membrane lipoprotein-sorting protein produces MKIWNSYLLIFFLIVIQPLSCLAQDSSSSRSASAVVRSAIEYWRSDTSIAIATMVVHRPAWERTMKMKSWTEGTNRSLIKFLEPAKDAGSASLKDDATIWTFSPKINRAIKIPASMMSQSWMGSDFSYNDLARDDDILEYYTHRFLPEQTEGNHKVFVIEAIPDEDSPIVWGKEILKIRDDSLLLAHEFYDQDLILVKRLETLSTGIFDGKVFPKKMRMYSEERQGEWTEIIHNEIRFQVTLPKNLFTLSYLKNPRLF; encoded by the coding sequence ATGAAAATTTGGAACAGCTATTTATTGATTTTTTTTCTCATCGTTATTCAGCCTCTATCATGTCTTGCGCAAGATTCATCTTCATCACGTAGTGCTTCAGCAGTTGTACGCTCAGCGATTGAATACTGGCGTTCTGATACCTCTATCGCTATCGCTACTATGGTGGTACACCGACCAGCCTGGGAACGTACCATGAAAATGAAGAGCTGGACCGAGGGAACGAATCGGTCTTTGATTAAATTCTTAGAGCCGGCAAAAGATGCTGGCTCTGCCTCTTTGAAAGATGATGCCACTATCTGGACTTTTTCACCGAAAATTAACCGTGCAATCAAAATACCTGCGAGTATGATGTCTCAGAGTTGGATGGGCTCGGATTTCTCTTATAACGACCTCGCACGCGATGATGATATCCTAGAGTATTATACCCATCGGTTTCTTCCTGAACAGACCGAGGGGAATCACAAAGTGTTTGTAATCGAAGCCATTCCTGACGAAGATTCTCCGATTGTCTGGGGGAAAGAGATATTAAAGATACGAGATGATAGTCTCTTACTCGCTCATGAGTTTTATGACCAGGATCTCATTCTTGTTAAACGGCTCGAGACTCTCTCGACAGGAATCTTTGATGGAAAGGTATTCCCGAAGAAAATGAGGATGTATTCCGAAGAGCGGCAGGGCGAGTGGACTGAAATTATACATAACGAGATTCGGTTTCAGGTAACTCTTCCAAAAAATCTCTTCACTCTCTCGTATCTGAAGAATCCAAGGCTTTTTTAG